Proteins encoded by one window of Rutidosis leptorrhynchoides isolate AG116_Rl617_1_P2 chromosome 7, CSIRO_AGI_Rlap_v1, whole genome shotgun sequence:
- the LOC139856835 gene encoding cytochrome P450 81Q32-like yields the protein MENLAYIIVFPIIIYMITKHFIHKLRKFPPRPFFSIPIIGHLYLVKNPMHRTLAKISNKHGPVVFLEFGLRPVLLVSSPAAAEDCFATNDQVFANRPKLTAGKHLGYNYTTLPWAPYGPHWRNLRKIVTIEILSSNRIQMFTDIRNEEIGSFISSLNDRSKDGQFEVVDMKSSFFKVSLNIIMRMITGRKEAPEARKFKKMVEDNFRLSGASNIGDFVPMVKWIWLNSMEKEMEKLHRKRDSAAQDLIKLHRTTSRSSLETSRTIIDVLLSLQEMEPESYTDEIIRGLISVLISTGTDTSAGTLEWALSLLLNHPDSLKKLSGEIDSKVGPTRLVNDSDLSNLTYLHAVINETLRMCPAGALIPPHESTKECTVGGFKVPSGTMLLVNLWAIQNDPKLWNEPERFMPERFIGVEGQRDGFKFMPFGSGRRGCPGEGLAMRMTGLTLGTLVQCFEWERIGVEKVDMSEGAGLTMPKAQPLVAKYRPHPHMVDLLSRI from the exons ATGGAGAACTTGGCCTACATCATCGTGTTTCCAATTATCATATACATGATCACCAAACATTTCATTCACAAGCTTCGAAAATTCCCACCCAGACCTTTTTTTTCTATACCAATAATCGGCCATTTGTATCTTGTTAAGAATCCGATGCACCGGACCCTAgccaaaatttcaaacaaacatggCCCAGTTGTGTTTCTTGAATTTGGTCTTCGCCCGGTGCTTCTTGTCTCGTCTCCTGCTGCAGCTGAGGACTGTTTTGCAACCAACGATCAAGTCTTTGCAAACCGTCCTAAGTTGACTGCTGGGAAGCATCTTGGTTACAATTACACAACTCTTCCTTGGGCCCCATATGGACCCCACTGGCGAAACTTGAGGAAGATTGTAACAATTGAGATATTGTCGAGTAATCGTATTCAAATGTTTACTGATATTCGTAATGAAGAGATTGGTTCTTTTATCTCTAGTTTGAATGATCGGTCTAAAGATGGTCAATTTGAGGTTGTTGATATGAAGTCGAGCTTTTTTAAGGTCTCGTTGAATATTATTATGCGGATGATTACGGGAAGAAAGGAAGCACCAGAGGCAAGAAAGTTTAAGAAAATGGTGGAGGATAATTTTCGGTTGAGTGGTGCATCGAATATTGGAGATTTTGTACCGATGGTGAAATGGATTTGGTTGAACTCGATGGAGAAGGAGATGGAAAAGTTACATCGAAAGCGAGATTCTGCTGCTCAAGACTTGATTAAATTGCATAGAACAACTAGTCGTTCTTCGTTGGAAACGAGTAGGACTATTATTGATGTACTTTTATCTCTACAAGAAATGGAGCCCGAATCTTATACAGATGAAATCATCAGAGGCTTGATATCA GTCCTAATATCAACAGGAACCGATACTTCAGCAGGAACATTGGAATGGGCTTTATCGCTTCTACTTAACCATCCAGATTCTCTCAAAAAGCTTTCTGGCGAAATTGACAGCAAAGTGGGCCCAACAAGACTCGTAAACGATTCTGATCTCTCAAATCTTACTTATCTTCATGCAGTGATAAACGAAACACTTCGAATGTGCCCAGCTGGAGCACTCATTCCACCACATGAGTCCACAAAAGAATGCACTGTAGGTGGTTTTAAAGTTCCATCAGGAACTATGCTTTTGGTGAACCTTTGGGCCATTCAAAATGACCCAAAGTTGTGGAACGAGCCCGAAAGGTTTATGCCCGAGAGGTTTATTGGTGTTGAAGGTCAGAGGGATGGATTTAAGTTCATGCCGTTTGGGTCGGGCCGAAGAGGATGTCCTGGTGAAGGTTTAGCTATGCGAATGACTGGGTTAACGTTAGGGACACTTGTTCAGTGTTTCGAGTGGGAGAGAATTGGCGTCGAGAAAGTAGACATGTCTGAAGGGGCCGGTCTCACGATGCCTAAAGCTCAACCGTTGGTCGCTAAATATAGACCTCACCCTCATATGGTGGATCTTCTTTCTCGTATATAA